Proteins from one Oscillatoria nigro-viridis PCC 7112 genomic window:
- the gcvT gene encoding glycine cleavage system aminomethyltransferase GcvT, whose amino-acid sequence MAKSTEPNNPESPSQLARTPLYDLSLELKARMVPFSGWEMAVQYAGISSEHQAVRQQAGMFDISHMGKFGLRGKQLIEKFQPLVPSDLSRLQPGQAQYTVLLNAQGCILDDIIFYCQEPDPITSEERAVIIVNAATRIADKAWIATHLELSELCLTDISEDRVLIAIQGPEAVNYLQPFVEDKLAQIKAFGHLETNLLGQPSFIARTGYTGEDGFEIMVDAEVGKELWQKLLAAGVVPCGLGARDTLRLEAAMALYGQDIDDNITPLEAGLGWVVHLDTKGDFIGREVLEQQKASGVSKRLVGLEMQGRHIARHGYPVIFEGETVGEVTSGTLSPTLNRAVALAVVPANLAKIGQQLEIEIRGKNYPANVVKKPFYRSPNRPN is encoded by the coding sequence GTGGCCAAGTCAACTGAACCCAACAATCCAGAGAGTCCGAGCCAACTTGCCCGCACGCCTCTGTACGACCTATCATTAGAACTCAAAGCCCGAATGGTGCCCTTTTCCGGGTGGGAGATGGCGGTGCAGTACGCAGGCATCAGCAGCGAACACCAAGCAGTACGCCAGCAAGCAGGAATGTTCGACATTTCCCACATGGGAAAATTTGGTTTGAGAGGGAAACAATTAATAGAAAAATTTCAACCGCTAGTCCCCTCAGACTTGAGCCGCTTGCAACCCGGTCAAGCTCAATATACAGTCTTGCTAAATGCCCAAGGCTGCATCTTAGACGACATTATTTTCTACTGCCAAGAACCCGACCCTATCACTAGCGAAGAACGTGCAGTAATCATTGTCAACGCCGCCACTCGCATCGCAGACAAAGCATGGATCGCCACGCACTTAGAATTGAGCGAACTTTGTTTGACAGACATTTCAGAAGATCGAGTTTTAATCGCAATTCAAGGGCCGGAAGCTGTTAACTATCTCCAGCCTTTTGTGGAAGACAAACTCGCACAAATTAAGGCTTTCGGCCACTTAGAAACAAACCTGTTGGGACAGCCGAGTTTTATCGCCAGAACTGGTTACACCGGCGAAGATGGGTTTGAAATCATGGTCGATGCCGAAGTTGGAAAAGAACTCTGGCAAAAACTGTTAGCTGCTGGCGTTGTACCCTGCGGTTTGGGTGCGAGAGATACCTTGCGTTTAGAAGCGGCAATGGCTCTTTACGGTCAAGATATCGACGACAATATCACGCCTTTAGAGGCTGGATTGGGTTGGGTTGTTCACCTCGACACCAAAGGCGATTTTATTGGGCGGGAGGTTTTGGAACAGCAGAAAGCGAGTGGAGTGTCGAAGCGCTTGGTAGGGTTAGAAATGCAGGGGCGGCACATTGCGCGCCACGGCTATCCGGTAATATTTGAAGGCGAAACTGTAGGAGAAGTTACTAGCGGTACATTATCGCCTACTTTGAATCGGGCCGTAGCCCTCGCGGTTGTTCCGGCAAACTTAGCTAAAATCGGTCAGCAGTTAGAAATCGAAATTCGCGGGAAAAACTATCCGGCTAATGTGGTAAAAAAACCATTTTACCGATCGCCAAACCGACCTAATTAA